One genomic window of Deltaproteobacteria bacterium includes the following:
- a CDS encoding type II toxin-antitoxin system VapC family toxin: MVIDTSAILAIYFAEDHAPWLAQQLSKHNGELNMSTVNLAETLVLIRDRQPTLYKKIEDELLTSGINFIEPDVEQARIAAKARIIYPLNFGDCFAYALAVKLGQPLLAIDSDFKALDIEVIFPAQL; the protein is encoded by the coding sequence ATGGTAATAGATACATCAGCAATATTGGCAATTTATTTTGCAGAGGATCATGCACCATGGCTTGCTCAGCAGTTATCAAAGCATAATGGTGAATTAAATATGAGCACAGTTAATCTGGCTGAAACCTTAGTTTTAATTCGTGATAGACAACCAACACTTTATAAAAAAATTGAAGATGAACTACTCACCAGTGGCATTAATTTTATCGAACCTGATGTTGAACAAGCTCGTATAGCGGCAAAGGCGCGAATAATTTACCCGCTTAATTTTGGTGATTGTTTCGCTTATGCTCTGGCAGTTAAATTAGGCCAGCCTCTTTTAGCAATAGATAGTGATTTTAAAGCCTTAGATATTGAAGTGATTTTTCCGGCTCAGCTTTAG